One window from the genome of Streptomyces sp. NBC_01476 encodes:
- a CDS encoding tryptorubin family RiPP precursor: MKLVRLVNRFRPEKSLKAYAWYGWV; encoded by the coding sequence ATGAAGCTCGTTCGGTTGGTCAACAGGTTCCGCCCGGAGAAGAGCCTGAAGGCGTACGCCTGGTACGGCTGGGTGTAA
- a CDS encoding putative leader peptide, translated as MRAVAPRMADFPPPGKPRRERERLTRRPAPPVVAAGRRCSRRDAVAGPAGGRSRLSRTGVRAGRLRASPEAGDVPAPKRTAPLMPYRPTAAGATAPAPVAVTRCAPLSAPRFAARRHIDLHRVSSAICRP; from the coding sequence ATGCGGGCCGTCGCGCCTCGGATGGCGGATTTTCCACCTCCCGGCAAACCCCGCCGGGAGCGGGAGCGGCTCACCCGGCGGCCGGCCCCACCGGTGGTCGCGGCCGGCCGCCGGTGCTCGCGGCGGGACGCCGTCGCCGGGCCGGCCGGTGGCCGAAGTCGGCTCTCCCGCACCGGTGTTCGCGCTGGTAGATTGCGGGCGTCGCCCGAGGCGGGTGATGTCCCCGCGCCGAAAAGGACCGCGCCGCTGATGCCGTACCGGCCGACCGCGGCCGGGGCCACTGCCCCGGCTCCCGTTGCCGTCACACGCTGCGCGCCCTTGTCCGCCCCGCGTTTCGCGGCCCGCCGGCACATCGATCTGCACCGCGTCTCCAGCGCCATCTGTCGCCCCTGA
- a CDS encoding LysM peptidoglycan-binding domain-containing protein, which produces MPKHAFNRSIGARLLSTRGAVVVGTFAALTCAAVTGTAHAASAPPAAPATSGTTPHAGKTTYTVKPGDTLIGIARSQKVAAGWKAIAAANKISSPYIIHPRQVLTLPSATHATATATAAKVSVTTAAATTPAYTDDLDGWIKHSLAIMAQNGIPGSYDGIYRNTMRESSGNPNAINLWDSNAAAGHPSIGLLQVIQPTFTAYHVPGTSTNIYDPVANITAACNYAYHVYGSIDNVNGPY; this is translated from the coding sequence ATGCCCAAGCATGCCTTCAACCGTTCGATCGGAGCGCGTCTGCTCTCCACCCGTGGCGCCGTCGTCGTCGGCACCTTCGCCGCCCTGACCTGCGCGGCGGTGACCGGAACCGCCCACGCCGCCAGCGCTCCGCCGGCCGCACCGGCCACCTCGGGAACGACGCCGCACGCCGGCAAGACCACGTACACCGTCAAGCCCGGCGACACCCTGATAGGCATCGCCAGGTCCCAGAAAGTGGCGGCCGGCTGGAAGGCCATCGCAGCGGCCAACAAGATTTCCAGCCCGTACATCATTCACCCCCGCCAGGTCCTGACGCTGCCGTCGGCCACCCACGCGACGGCCACCGCGACCGCTGCCAAGGTCTCGGTGACCACGGCCGCCGCCACCACCCCCGCGTACACCGACGACCTCGACGGGTGGATCAAGCACTCGCTGGCGATCATGGCGCAGAACGGGATCCCCGGAAGCTACGACGGCATCTACCGCAACACCATGCGGGAGTCGTCCGGCAACCCGAACGCCATCAACCTGTGGGACTCCAACGCCGCCGCCGGCCACCCCTCCATCGGCCTGCTGCAGGTCATCCAGCCGACGTTCACCGCGTACCACGTGCCGGGCACCTCGACGAACATCTACGACCCGGTCGCCAACATCACCGCCGCGTGCAACTACGCGTACCACGTGTACGGCTCGATCGACAACGTCAACGGCCCCTACTAA
- a CDS encoding cytochrome P450, which yields MPQQRAGGRTRPVEFAPRIEELLSRHLGSHLFRLEPDTIGVAGPDLMDRLLACRPANAAERPTFKPVQGRLVSRADASTYMQAVGSDVRAALQRPQDAAVDLTGRWPHAAHTYLRDLVFGDESLRFRVLVDRRLELTPKITWSAVASGAAFLGKPRNDAPLSKLASLVLDSTSYADRRYAMYLYRRVAAPVCFTVSALVTNALWLGAPFGDGVPNRNIILEALRLLPPSWNILRVASPEFPAVDERIGPGDDILLLPLLSHRDPGLWDEPGEFLPERWDGLDGDRHPGYLPFGPASERCWGRHMVLPLAERLLDIVRRDGLVVSPDQTRARVELDGLLEVSEVRMVRP from the coding sequence ATGCCCCAGCAACGCGCCGGCGGTCGCACCCGGCCCGTGGAGTTCGCCCCGAGAATCGAAGAGCTGCTCAGCCGCCATCTCGGTTCGCACCTGTTCCGTCTGGAGCCCGACACGATCGGCGTGGCCGGACCCGATCTGATGGACCGTCTGCTCGCGTGCAGGCCGGCGAACGCGGCCGAGCGGCCCACCTTCAAGCCCGTGCAGGGGCGGCTCGTCAGCCGCGCCGACGCCTCCACCTATATGCAGGCGGTGGGTTCTGACGTGCGGGCCGCGCTGCAACGCCCCCAGGACGCCGCGGTCGACCTGACCGGCCGGTGGCCGCACGCCGCGCACACCTACCTGCGCGACCTCGTGTTCGGCGACGAAAGCCTCCGCTTCCGTGTGCTGGTCGACCGGCGGCTGGAGCTGACCCCGAAGATCACCTGGTCGGCGGTCGCCTCCGGAGCGGCTTTTCTGGGAAAGCCCCGCAATGACGCGCCGCTGTCGAAACTGGCCTCACTGGTGCTCGATTCGACGTCGTATGCCGACCGCCGCTATGCCATGTACCTTTACCGGCGGGTGGCGGCGCCGGTCTGTTTCACCGTTTCCGCGCTCGTCACCAACGCCCTCTGGCTCGGGGCCCCTTTCGGCGACGGCGTACCGAACCGGAACATCATCCTGGAGGCGCTGCGGCTGCTTCCGCCGTCCTGGAACATTCTGCGGGTGGCGTCCCCGGAATTCCCGGCGGTGGACGAACGGATCGGCCCAGGGGACGACATTCTGCTGCTCCCGCTGCTGAGCCACCGCGACCCCGGACTCTGGGACGAGCCAGGGGAGTTCCTTCCCGAGCGCTGGGACGGACTGGACGGCGACCGGCACCCCGGATATCTCCCGTTCGGGCCGGCCAGTGAGCGCTGCTGGGGCCGCCACATGGTCCTGCCCCTCGCCGAACGCCTGCTGGACATCGTCCGCCGTGACGGCCTGGTCGTCAGCCCGGACCAGACCCGGGCGAGGGTCGAACTCGACGGCCTGCTCGAAGTCTCCGAAGTCCGGATGGTGCGTCCCTGA